The Mycolicibacterium mucogenicum DSM 44124 genomic sequence ATGCGTTCACCCGCAGCACGATATCCGGGCTGACCGAGGGCGTGGAGACCATCGCCGCCGAGGTCATCGCGCAGGTGCCCACCGGTGAGCCGTTCGATTTCATGTCGCGGATCGCACTGCCGCTGCCGATCGCCGTGGTGGGTGAATGGCTCGACCTCGACCCGGCCCACGCGGCGTCGCTGCGTGAGCTGTCGCCGGCGATCATCCGCATGCTCGGCACCTTGGCCGATCCCGTGGAGGTGGCCGAAGGCTTCGGCGCCGCCGCCGCACTCATGGCGGAGTTCCTGCCACTCGCCGCCGATCGACGGGCTCATCCCGGCGATGACCTGCTCAGCTTCATCGCCACCGATCCAGAGCTGTCCCTCGAAGATGTCGTGGTGACCGCCATCCTGATCGCGGTCGCCGGGCACGAGACCACGGCGAATCTGCTTGGCGCCGGGCTGATTCGACTGTTGCACGAACACGTCGACACCGTTGACGGGGCGGTGATCACCGAGCTGCTGCGGCTCGACGGTCCGGTGCAGTCGACGGTGCGCACGGCGACCGAGAACCACACGGTCGCCGGCGTCGATATCGCCGCCGGCGACAGCGTCGTGGTCGTGGTGGCGGCCGCCAACCGCGACCCGGCGGTGTTCGACGACCCCGACCGCTTCCGATTGGGCCGCACCGGGCCCGCTCCTGTGGCCTTCGGATACGGCGCGCACTACTGCCTTGGTTCTGCGCTGGCCCAGCTGGAGTTGATCGTCGCGTTGCGTGAAGTCCTTGCCCGCCAACCCGTTATCCGCGGAGAGGTCACCTGGCGCGACACACCCGCCATTCGGGGACCGCAGACGTTGCCGGTGGCGTTCAGCTGATGCGGGTTTTCGTCACCGGAGGGACGGGCGCCATCGGCGTCCACACCGTGCCCGCCCTGGTCGCGGCGGGGCATGCCGTCACCGCCTTGGCTCGCGGCGACGCGAAAGCCGCCTGGTTGCGAAGCCAAGGCGCTGAGCCGGTTTCGGTGTCGCTGTTCGACCGTCGCGGGCTGGCCGACGCGTTCGCCGACCACGACGCGGTGATCAATCTGGCGTCGGCGTTGCCGTCGACCACGGCGTTCATCCGTAAATCCGCCTGGGCGGAATGCGAGCGGGTACGTACGGAGGGGTCCGCGACCGTCGTCGATGCCGCGCGGGATGCGGGCGTTCCCAACCTGATTCAAGAATCCGTGGTGATGATCTACCGCGACGGCGGCAGCGACTGGATCGACGAAGACCAGCCTGTCGACCATTACCCGATCACCCGCGGCAACCACGCCGCCGAAGCCAGCGCACATCGGTTCACCGCCGCCGGCGGGCAGGCGACGATCCTGCGGTTCGGCGTCTTCTACGGTCCGCACGCGGCACATAGTGAACAGATCCTCGACATGGCCAAGTGGCACATCGGGTTCTCCCCCGGGCGCCCCGGCACCTACCTGTCGTCGATCCACGTCGCGGATGCGGCGAACGCCGTCGTCGCGGCACTCACGGCACCCGGCGGCACCTACAACGTCGTCGACGACCGGCCACTCACCAAGCGCGAGTACGCCGAGGCCTGCGCCGCCGCCGTCGGGCGCCGCATCTGGATCAGCGGGCCAGGACGGCTGGGACTCCTGCTCGGTGACCGACTCACGTCGATAACGAGGTCACTTCGGATGCGCAACAAGCGTTTTCGCGAGGCTTCGGACTGGCGTCCCCGCTACCCCAGCGCAGTCGAGGGTTACCGCGTGATGGCGCAGCTACGCTGAAGTACATTCCGACGGCGCGGATTCGCACCACGGTGTGACGCCGCGGAAGTGGTAGCGGTGGGTGGCCACCCAGCGGTAGATCCGCTCTTGGAGCGCGCCGACTCCCGGGATGCCGTAAACCCACAACGGCAACCGGGTGCCGATCGCCGCGGCCACGGCAGCGTTGGCCGCCTTGGCGCCGCCGAGCACTTCGCCGGAGGAATCCAGCCACCACACCGATTCCATCAGGTGCTCGGGTGCCACGCCGAGTCGTTCGGCGGTGCCGGGCTTCTGCAGTGGTTCGGTGCGAAGCCGGCCGGTGCGATTCATCCGCAGCAACTGATTGCGGGCGCGGGTACACATTCCGCACTTGCCGTCGAAGAACAGCACACCGTCCATGACTTCATCATGCGCCGCCGAGCGCCGCCGGAAACCGTGAGTCGCCACACAGGTGGGCTAGGCCGCAGGGTTGATCCGCGCGATGTGGACATCGCGGGTGAAGATGCGCAACCCATCCGGGGTCGGTGGCGCCGTTGAGGTGTACACCGCACCGGTCGGAGTGGTCAGTGTGACGGTGTGGCGGCCGTGCCGGTCGTAGGTTGTGGCCGCGTGCCAGCCGGGTTCTTCTTTGACGTAGTTGCAGTGCGCACATTGGCCTTGACCGTTGTGCACGCTGGTCGGGCCATGCTGCGCGTGCGGCCGGATGTGGTCGGTGTGCCGAATCCTGGCGTTGCAGTACGGGGTCCGGCAGAACTGATCCCGCAACGCGATGAACCGGGCCAGGGCTTTCGGGAACGCCCGGGATTTCGACTCCATCGCCACCAGCTTGTTGGTGCCCGGCTGGGCGTACAGGCGCCGCACCGCGGCCGCGCCCTGCGCATCGAGCGCGCCGACCACGACGAGATCCCGCGCTATTTCGGCCGGGATCGGCCCGTACCCCTCCAGATGCGCCGGTTCTGAGCCACCGCCGAGCAGGGTCTCATCCGAGAGCACCAGGTTCGCCGTCACCGGCACCGGCGACTGCACCGGGTTGCGGCCCGTGACCCGCTGCACCATCACGTCGGCCATGATCTGGTCGTGGGTGCGGCCCAACCCGGCCGGTACCGTCGTGCCCGGCAGTGTCGAGGCCAGCGTGCTCGCCGCCTCATCGGACAGCGCGGTATGCATGGCGCGGCCTTCGGCAGCCGGCAGCCGCACGCTCACGGTGGCCATGCCGTCACCAGCAGGCCGGAACCGGACATGACGCCCGGCCGGCGCGCGGCGCACCCGCTGCACGATCGCCTCCTGATCGAGCCGGTAGGCGATCCGCTTGGCCTCGGCGGTGATCTCGGCATCACCCTTACCATCGAGGGTGGCAGGGTCCGAGCACAATTCGGCATCCAGCAGCCGGCGATCCAACACCGACAGGCACTCGGCCTCTTTGGTGATCAGCTCGGCCCGGTGCTCGGAGAGCACACCCGACTCCAACGCGGCCAGCGTGCACGGCATGTCCGCGACCAGGATGCGGGCCATCGCCATCAACCGCTCACCCCGATGCGGCGACTCGCGCCGCGCCAACCCGACCTCCGAACCCAGCGCGGCCCGCGACACCCGCGGCCCACCCGCCGCGGCCGCCGCCACCCGCCGCGCCTCCAGTTCGGCCGCAATCCGGGCCTGCTGGGCCGCCGCACGCGCCTTGACCCGTTCGAGCTCCGCCATGCGACCCGACAACGCCGCCTCATCGGCCTTGGGATCTACCGACAGAATATCGCACATACGTTCGATTCTATCGGATACGTATGGTGCACGCCATACCCCAGATAAATGAATTTGCCCCGCTGTAACACGAGGAAATCTGCTCGTACCCTGCAGATTCGATGATGTCCTTGTGTTGATGCATCAGGGAATCGGTCTCGACGCGTTCAACGCCATGCCGAAGCAGCGGGCGGTGCACGCACTGTACGAATGCTGCTACAGCGTGCCGCTGGCCGGCAGCCTGGCCGACGGACGCGCCTACGAAGACCACGACCACCTGTTCCGGCGGGCCGACGACCTCCTCTTCGCGCTCGGCGACTCCTCGGTGGACGCGATCCTGCAGGCCTATCCGCAGCTCGGGCGCCGGCCCGGCAGCGCCCGCTCGCAATTCGAGCAGTGCGCGGTGTGCGATCGCGACCCTGATCTGATGGCGACCCTGACCGCGCACGCCGCGACCTACCGCGACCACTTCGGCTTCGACTTCGTGATGTTCGTCGGCGCCATGAGCGCCAACGAAGTGCTGACACACATGGCCGACCGCATGCACAACGACCACGAGACCGAGCGCAAGGTGGTCCGTAACGAGCTGGCCCGCATCAACCGGACCCGGCTGGAACGCATGCTCGGGCCTGAAGGCGGCTACAACAACTGGTAACGAAGCCGCCACGACGTGCCCGCCGCCAGGAAGCGTTCGCCAAGCCTTAGTAGTTTGTACCCGTGCATCAGGAGATCCCCCCGCAGTACGTGCGTTCGACGAACGCACCGCAGGCCCGGACCCTCATCGACATCCTCTACGCCACGGCCGACCAATATCCCGATGCACCCGCCATCGACGACGGCACCGTCCAGCTCACCTACGCCGAGCTGATCGCCGACGTCGAGGAAAGCGTCGCCTGGCTGGCCGCGCGCGGCATCGGCCGCGGTGACCGCATCGGCATCCGCATGCCGTCGGGCAGCTACGCGCTGTACGTGTCGATTCTGGCGACCCTCGCGACCGGCGCCGCATACGTCCCCGTCGACGCCGACGATCCCGAGGAACGCGCCGCGCTGGTCTTCGGCGAAGCCGGGGTGGTCGGCATCATCACCGAAGCCGGTCTGGTCCGCGGTCCCGGCTCGACCCGGGGCTGGCAGGCCGGCCGCCCACTGACCCGCGACGACGCCTGGATCATCTTCACCTCCGGCTCCACCGGCACCCCGAAGGGCGTCGCGGTGACGCACCGCAACGCCGCCGCCTTCGTCGACGCCGAGGCCGAAATCTTCCTGAAGGACAACCCGCTGGGCCCGGGCGACCGCGTGCTGGCCGGGCTGTCTGTGGCGTTCGACGCGTCCTGCGAAGAGATGTGGCTGGCCTGGCGCCACGGCGCGTGCCTCGTCCCGGCCCCGCGCTCGCTGGTGCGCAGCGGCATGGACCTCGGCCCCTGGCTGGTGTCACGCGACATCACCGTCGTCTCGACGGTGCCGACGCTCGCCTCGCTGTGGCCCGCCGAGGCGCTGGAGGCCGTGCGCCTGCTGATCTTCGGCGGCGAGGCCTGCCCGCCCGAGCTCGCCGAGCGCCTGGCCGTCGAGGGCCGCGAGGTGTGGAACACCTACGGCCCCACCGAAGCCACGGTCGTCGCCTGCCTTGCGCCGCTCGGCGGTGGCCCGGTCAGCATCGGCCTGCCGCTGCCCGGCTGGGATCTGGCCGTCGTCGACAAGGACGGTCTGCAGGTTGGCTACGGCGAAATCGGCGAGCTGGTGATCGGCGGCGTCGGCCTGGCCCGCTACCTCGACCCGGAGAAGGACGCCGAGAAGTACGCGCCGATGGAGACCCTCGGCTGGGGCCGCGCGTACCGCAGCGGTGACCTGGTCCGGCTCGAGGCGGACGGTCTCTACTTCCAGGGTCGCGCCGACGATCAGGTCAAGGTCGGCGGCCGGCGCATCGAACTCGGCGAGGTCGACGCCGCACTCGTCAACCTGCCGGGTGTCAGCGGCGGCGCGGCCGCGGTGCGCAAGACCGCCACCGGCACTCCCCTGCTCGTCGGCTACATCGCCAGCACCGACCCCGAATTCGATATCACCAAGGCCCGCAAGACACTTGCCGAGTCGCTGCCCGCCGCGCTGGTGCCGCGCCTCGTCCTGGTCGACGAATTGCCCACGCGCACATCAGGAAAAGTCGACCGCAACGCGCTGCCGTGGCCCGTCGACGGGGCGGGCGACGACAGCCCCGACCTGGACGGCACCATGGGCTGGCTCGCCGGGCTGTGGCGCGACGTACTGGCCTCCCCGATCGACGGACCCGGAGCCGATTTCTTCGCGCTCGGCGGCGGCTCGCTGTCCGCCGCGCAGCTCGTGTCGCTGCTGCGCGAGAAGTACCCGCAGGTCACCGTCGCCGACCTCTACGACCACCCGCGGCTGGGCTCACTGGCCGGCTATCTCGACGAACTCGACCCACCACCGGTGGTCGAAACCCGTAGCGTCACACCGGTTCCGCTGACGACACAGCTGATCCAGACCGCCGCCGCCATCCCGCTCGCAACGCTCGCCGGCATGCAGTGGGTCGTCTGGCTGGCCATCCTGAACAACGCCGCCGCGGCGCTGCACCTGCTGCCCTGGGCCCACACCGTGAACTGGTGGGTGATCCTCGTCGGGTTCCTCGTGTTCGTCACACCGATCGGCCGCATGGGTATCGCCGTGTTCGCCGCCCGCGCCCTGCTGTCCGGCCTGGAACCGGGCACCTACAAGCGCGGCGGATCCGAGCACCTGCGGGTCTGGCTCGCCGAACGGCTCGGCGAGGCCAGCGGCGCCGAAAACCAGGCCGGCGCACCCTGGTTGGTGTACTACGCCCGCGCACTGGGCAACCGGGTCGGCGACGGCGTCGACCTGCACTCGACACCACCGGTCACCGGCATGCTCACCCTCGGGGACCGCTGCTCGGTCGAGCCGGAGGTCGACCTCACCGGGCACTGGATCGACGGCGACCTGTTCCATGTCGGACCCATCAGCATCGGCAACGACGCCACCATCGGTGCCCGCACCACGCTGCTGCCGGGTGCGGTGGTCGGCAAGAACGCCGACGTCGCACCGGGTTCCGGCGTGATCGGCAAGGTCAAGGCCGGTCAGTACTGGAAGGGCTCGCCGGCGGTGAAGTCCGGCAAGGCCCACCACCCGTGGCCCGACGAGCGGCCGGGCCGCGCGCCCATCTGGGTCGCGATGTACGGGGTGACGTCGGTGCTGCTCGGCGGACTGCCGATCCTGGCCCTCGCGGCGGGACTCGCGGTGCTGATTCTGCCGGTGCGCCATACGCATTCGCTGCCGGAGGCGGTCCTGCCGGTCGCGTTGTGGACGCCCGTCGCCGCGGTGGTCGCCATGGCGGTGTACGCCGCGCTGACCGTGATCGGGGTGCGGCTGCTGGCCCTCGGCCTGACCGAGGGCTACCACCCCGTGCGCAGCCGCGTGGGCTGGCAGCTGTGGGCCACCGAGCGCCTGATGGACGCCGCCCGCAACTACCTGTTCCCCATCTACGCCAGTCTGTTGACGCCGTGGTGGCTGCGGATCCTCGGCGCGAAAGTCGGTAAGGACACCGAGATTTCGACGGCCCTGCTGACGCCGAAGTTCACCGAGGTGCTCGACGGCGCGTTCTTGGCCGACGACACCATGGTGGCGTCGTACGAACTGGGCGGCGGCTGGATTCACGTCGCCAAGGCGACCGTCGGCCGGCGCGCGTTCCTCGGCAACTCGGGCATCACCCAGCCCGGGCGCCGTGTCCCCGACGACGGGCTGGTCGCGGTGCTGTCGGCGACGCCGCACAAGGCCAAGGCCGGGTCATCGTGGCTGGGCAGTCCGCCGATCCGGTTGCGCCGTCAGCCAACCGAGGCCGACGCGGTGCGCACCTTCCACCCGTCACTGCGCCTGAAGGTGATGCGGTCGACGGTCGAGACCCTGCGGATCGTCCCGGTGATGGTGACGTTCGGCATCGGCGTGGCCGTCCTCGGCGTCCTGCAGGCCCTGGCCGGCGAATTGGGCTGGGTGTGGGCGGCATTGGGCGCCGGCCTGGTCCTGCTGAACGCGGGCGCCATCGCCGGTGCCATCGCCGTGGTCGCGAAATGGTTGATGGTCGGGCGCATCCGGGCCGTCGAGCACCCCCTGTGGTCGCCGTTCGTGTGGCGCAACGAGGTGTCCGACACCTTCGTCGAGACCGTCGCCGGCCCGTGGTTCGCCCGCGCGGCCAGCGGCACCCCGGTGATGAACTTGTGGCTGCGGGCCCTCGGCGCCGCGATCGGCCGCGGCGTGTGGTGCGAAACCTATTGGTTGCCAGAGGCCGACCTGGTGACGCTGGGCCGGGGCGCGACGGTGAACCGGGGCTGCGTGGTGCAGACCCACCTGTTCCACGACCGCATCATGCAGCTCGACACCGTGGTGCTGGACGAGGGCGCGACGCTCGGTACCCACTGCGTCGCACTGCCCGCCGCCAGCATCGGTGCGGGTGCGACGGTCGGCCCGGCCTCGCTGGTGATGCGCGGCGACGCGGTGCCGGCCTCGACGCGCTGGCAGGGCAATCCGATCGCCCCGTGGGTCGGCAAGAAGCGCAAGTCCGGCAACCGACATAAGGCGCAAGCCGCGTGACCCGAACAAACAAGAAGGACCGCAAAAGCGTTGCGCCGGTGATCGATCCGTACCTGCCCAACAACGGCAACTTCGGTTTCCGCGTCTCCCGCTACGAGCTGAGCCTCGAATACAAGGTGGAGAGCAACCGGCTGACGGGCATCGCCCACATCACCGCGGTCACCCTGGCGTCGCTGAACTGGTTCACCCTGGACCTGTCCGACGACCTGTCGGTGGCCAAGGTCGAGGTCAACGGCCGGCGCCCGGCCAAGTTCCGCACCGTCAACGGCAAGCTGCACATCACGCTGGCCGACCAGCTGCCCGCCGGCGCCGCGATGAAGGTGACGGTGCGCTACGGCGGCAACCCGCGCCCCATCAAATCCATCTGGGGCACAGTCGGTTTCGAGGAGCTGACGGAAGGGGCCCTGGTCGCCGGGCAACCGAACGGCGCGGCCTCGTGGTTCCCGTGCGACGACCACCCGAGCAGCAAGGCGAGCTACCGCATCGCGATCAGCACCGACAGCCCGTACCGGGTCATCGCCAACGGCGAGCTGGTGAGCCGGAAAACCCGTGCGGCACAGACCTTGTGGGTGTACGAGCTCGCCGAGCCGACGTCGACCTACCTGATCACCCTGCAGATCGGCCGCTACGAGTCGGTGCGCCTGTCCAAATCACCGGTGCCGATGTCCGCCGCCCTGCCGCAGCGGCTGATCCGCAACTTCGAATACGACTTCGGCCGCCAGCCGCAGATGATGCAGCTGTTCACCCGGCTGTTCGGGCCGTATCCGCTGTCGACCGGCTACACCGTCGTCGTCACCGACGACGACCTGGAGATCCCGCTGGAGGCGCAAGGCATTTCGATCTTCGGCGCCAACCACTGCGACGGCCGCCGCAGCGCCGAGCGGCTCATCGCGCACGAGATGGCGCACCAGTGGTTCGGCAACTCGGTGACGGTACGACGCTGGCGCGACATCTGGCTGCACGAAGGATTTGCCTGTTACGCGGAGTGGCTGTGGGCCGAGGAGTCGGGCTGGCGCACCGCCGACCAGCTGGCCGCCCACAATCTGCAGAAACTCCGGGGCCTGCCGCAGAACCTGCTGTTGGCCGATCCCGGGCCCGAGGACATGTTCGACGACCGCGTGTACAAGCGCGGCGCACTGACCCTGCACGCCCTGCGGCGCACCATCGGCGACGCGAATTTCTTTGCGCTACTACGTGATTGGACCACCCGGTACCGGCACTCGACCGCACTGACCGATGACTTCACCGGCCTGGCCGCCAACTACACCGACCAGTCCCTGCGCGGACTGTGGACCGCGTGGCTCTACACGACGGAGCTACCGGCACAGTGAAACCCAGCGGTGTGGCGCGGGTCGCCGTCGCAACGGTGCTCAGCGCGCTCTGCGGCTACGCGATCCTCTACCTCGCCGCGCGCGATCTGGCCCCCGCCGGGTTCTCGGTGTTCAGCGTCTTCTGGGGCGCCTTCGGGTTGTTCACCGGCGCGGCCAACGGGCTGCTGCAGGAGGCCACGCGTGAGGTCCGCGTCGCCCGCGCGGCCGAGCCCCAACCCGGGCCGCATCTGCAGCCCCTCCGGGTGGCCGCGCTCGTGGCCGTCGCCGCGGGCCTGCTGATCGCCGGCACCGCCCCGCTGTGGGCGGCGCACGTGTTCGTCGAATCCACCCCGCTGAGCGTGACGCTGCTGAGCGTCGGCCTGGCCGGCTTCTGCTTGCACGCCACGCTCCTGGGCGTGCTGGCCGGGGCGGACGGCTGGACCCAGTACGGAACGCTCATGGTCACCGACGCCGGTATCCGGGTCGCCGTCGCGGTCGCCGCGTTCGTCCTGGGCTGGGGGCTGGACGGCTATCTGTGGGCCACCGTTGCCGGGTCGATGTCGTGGCTGATCCTGCTGCTGGCCTCCCACGTGGCCCGGTCCGCGGCCGCCATCCACACGCCCGGCACCCCGCGGACGTTCCTCACGGGCTCGGCGCACTCGATCGCCGCCGCGGGCGCCAGCGCCGTGCTGGTGATGGGCTTCCCCGTGCTGCTGCAGGCCACGTCCCGCGACCTGGGGGCCACCGGCGGCGTCATCATCCTGGCGGTGACGCTGACCCGCGCCCCGCTGCTGGTTCCGCTGACCGCCATGCAGGGCAACCTGATCGCGCATTTCGTCGACAACCGCAGGCTGCGGGCCCTGCTCACGCCGACCCTCGTCCTCGCCGGGCTGGGCGCGCTGGCGGTGGTGGCCGCCGGGCTGCTCGGACCATGGCTGCTGCGCACGCTGTTCGGGCCCGAGTACGCCGCGAGCGGCGTGCTGCTGGCCTGGTTGACAGCCGGCGCTATCGCCATCGCCTTTCTGACGCTGACCGGGGCCGCCACCGTCGCCGCCGCGCAGCACCGCGCCTACGCGGTGGGCTGGGTGAGCGCCACGGTGGCCGCGGCACTGTTGTTGCTGCTGCCGCTGGACCTGCAGACCCGGACCATCGTCGCGCTGATGTGCGGACCGCTGGTCGGAATCGTCGTCCACCTGGCCGCGCTCGGCGCGATCCGGCGTCCCTGAGCGTGTAGTTTCGGCAGCAACATGTCCCTTTACCGCGACGTCTGGATCGTCATTCCCGCGTACAACGAGGCGAGCGTCATTGCCGACGTCGTCGCCGATGTGCGCGCCGTCTTCCCCAACGTCGTCGTCGTCGACGACGGCGGCCGCGACGACACCGGCGACCGCGCCTTTGCCGCCGGTGCCCACGTCGTGCGTCACCCCGTGAACCTCGGGCAGGGCGCGGCCATCCAGACCGGCGTCGAATACGCCCGATCCCGCCCCGGGGCACAGTTCTTCGCCACGTTCGACGCCGACGGTCAGCACCAGGTCAAGGATGTCGTGCGGATGCTCGACCGGCTGCAGGCCGAGGACCTGGACATCGTCATCGGCACGCGGTTCGCCGACCAGCCGCCCGACCGCATGCCGATGCTCAAACGGCTGCTGCTGCCGATCGTCGCCAAACTCAGCCGGTCCAGCCGCCAGCTGCACCTGACCGACGCGCACAACGGGCTGCGGGTGTTCAACAAGACCGTCGCCGACGGATTGAACCTGACCATGAACGGCATGAGCCACGCCAGCGAGTTCGTCGCGCTGATCGTGGAGAACCAGTGGCGGATCGCCGAACAGCCGGTGCAGATCCTGTACACCGACTATTCGATGTCGAAGGGTCAGCCGCTGGTCAACGGCGTCAACATCGTCGTCGACGGGCTGCTGCGCGGGAGGTTGCGCCGATGATCTGGACCAAGGCATTACTGATCGGCGCGGTGGTCCTGCTGCTGGCCTACCTGTTCTCGTCGCGGCGCAACGCGCAGTCGCGGGCGTGGGTGAAGGTCGGCTACGTGTTCTTCGTGCTCGGCGCCATCTACGCGATCCTGCGCCCCAACGACACCACGGTGGTGGCGCACTGGCTCGGCATCGGCCGCGGCGCCGACCTCCTGTTGTACGCGCTCGTCATCGCGTTCCTGTTCACGACGATCAGCGCGTACATGCGCTTCAAAGACCTGGAATTGCGGTACGCCCAGCTGGCCCGCGCGGTGGCGCTGGAAGGCGCGCGGGTGCCCGATCCCGAGCCGCCGACCCGTCAGGTCTGAACGCCCAGACTCCCCAGCATCGTGGCCAGCAGTTGGATGCGGCCATCCTCGAGTTCGGGCTGCGGCAGCACGGCGCGAATCAGCGCCGCGCCGTCGAAGGTGTTGACCATGACGGCGACGATCAGCATCAGCAGCT encodes the following:
- a CDS encoding Pls/PosA family non-ribosomal peptide synthetase, which produces MHQEIPPQYVRSTNAPQARTLIDILYATADQYPDAPAIDDGTVQLTYAELIADVEESVAWLAARGIGRGDRIGIRMPSGSYALYVSILATLATGAAYVPVDADDPEERAALVFGEAGVVGIITEAGLVRGPGSTRGWQAGRPLTRDDAWIIFTSGSTGTPKGVAVTHRNAAAFVDAEAEIFLKDNPLGPGDRVLAGLSVAFDASCEEMWLAWRHGACLVPAPRSLVRSGMDLGPWLVSRDITVVSTVPTLASLWPAEALEAVRLLIFGGEACPPELAERLAVEGREVWNTYGPTEATVVACLAPLGGGPVSIGLPLPGWDLAVVDKDGLQVGYGEIGELVIGGVGLARYLDPEKDAEKYAPMETLGWGRAYRSGDLVRLEADGLYFQGRADDQVKVGGRRIELGEVDAALVNLPGVSGGAAAVRKTATGTPLLVGYIASTDPEFDITKARKTLAESLPAALVPRLVLVDELPTRTSGKVDRNALPWPVDGAGDDSPDLDGTMGWLAGLWRDVLASPIDGPGADFFALGGGSLSAAQLVSLLREKYPQVTVADLYDHPRLGSLAGYLDELDPPPVVETRSVTPVPLTTQLIQTAAAIPLATLAGMQWVVWLAILNNAAAALHLLPWAHTVNWWVILVGFLVFVTPIGRMGIAVFAARALLSGLEPGTYKRGGSEHLRVWLAERLGEASGAENQAGAPWLVYYARALGNRVGDGVDLHSTPPVTGMLTLGDRCSVEPEVDLTGHWIDGDLFHVGPISIGNDATIGARTTLLPGAVVGKNADVAPGSGVIGKVKAGQYWKGSPAVKSGKAHHPWPDERPGRAPIWVAMYGVTSVLLGGLPILALAAGLAVLILPVRHTHSLPEAVLPVALWTPVAAVVAMAVYAALTVIGVRLLALGLTEGYHPVRSRVGWQLWATERLMDAARNYLFPIYASLLTPWWLRILGAKVGKDTEISTALLTPKFTEVLDGAFLADDTMVASYELGGGWIHVAKATVGRRAFLGNSGITQPGRRVPDDGLVAVLSATPHKAKAGSSWLGSPPIRLRRQPTEADAVRTFHPSLRLKVMRSTVETLRIVPVMVTFGIGVAVLGVLQALAGELGWVWAALGAGLVLLNAGAIAGAIAVVAKWLMVGRIRAVEHPLWSPFVWRNEVSDTFVETVAGPWFARAASGTPVMNLWLRALGAAIGRGVWCETYWLPEADLVTLGRGATVNRGCVVQTHLFHDRIMQLDTVVLDEGATLGTHCVALPAASIGAGATVGPASLVMRGDAVPASTRWQGNPIAPWVGKKRKSGNRHKAQAA
- a CDS encoding NAD-dependent epimerase/dehydratase family protein, with product MRVFVTGGTGAIGVHTVPALVAAGHAVTALARGDAKAAWLRSQGAEPVSVSLFDRRGLADAFADHDAVINLASALPSTTAFIRKSAWAECERVRTEGSATVVDAARDAGVPNLIQESVVMIYRDGGSDWIDEDQPVDHYPITRGNHAAEASAHRFTAAGGQATILRFGVFYGPHAAHSEQILDMAKWHIGFSPGRPGTYLSSIHVADAANAVVAALTAPGGTYNVVDDRPLTKREYAEACAAAVGRRIWISGPGRLGLLLGDRLTSITRSLRMRNKRFREASDWRPRYPSAVEGYRVMAQLR
- a CDS encoding glycosyltransferase family 2 protein, giving the protein MSLYRDVWIVIPAYNEASVIADVVADVRAVFPNVVVVDDGGRDDTGDRAFAAGAHVVRHPVNLGQGAAIQTGVEYARSRPGAQFFATFDADGQHQVKDVVRMLDRLQAEDLDIVIGTRFADQPPDRMPMLKRLLLPIVAKLSRSSRQLHLTDAHNGLRVFNKTVADGLNLTMNGMSHASEFVALIVENQWRIAEQPVQILYTDYSMSKGQPLVNGVNIVVDGLLRGRLRR
- a CDS encoding 2-oxo-4-hydroxy-4-carboxy-5-ureidoimidazoline decarboxylase, which gives rise to MLMHQGIGLDAFNAMPKQRAVHALYECCYSVPLAGSLADGRAYEDHDHLFRRADDLLFALGDSSVDAILQAYPQLGRRPGSARSQFEQCAVCDRDPDLMATLTAHAATYRDHFGFDFVMFVGAMSANEVLTHMADRMHNDHETERKVVRNELARINRTRLERMLGPEGGYNNW
- a CDS encoding cytochrome P450; the encoded protein is MSTADVSAARLPWDATDPYPFYEARRRDGDVVWDNAAQGWLVLGYDAARQVLGGSGWTSDPLANPVARASMTMMAPEFTKASMLFTDGADHDRLRGAVRDAFTRSTISGLTEGVETIAAEVIAQVPTGEPFDFMSRIALPLPIAVVGEWLDLDPAHAASLRELSPAIIRMLGTLADPVEVAEGFGAAAALMAEFLPLAADRRAHPGDDLLSFIATDPELSLEDVVVTAILIAVAGHETTANLLGAGLIRLLHEHVDTVDGAVITELLRLDGPVQSTVRTATENHTVAGVDIAAGDSVVVVVAAANRDPAVFDDPDRFRLGRTGPAPVAFGYGAHYCLGSALAQLELIVALREVLARQPVIRGEVTWRDTPAIRGPQTLPVAFS
- a CDS encoding M1 family metallopeptidase, translating into MTRTNKKDRKSVAPVIDPYLPNNGNFGFRVSRYELSLEYKVESNRLTGIAHITAVTLASLNWFTLDLSDDLSVAKVEVNGRRPAKFRTVNGKLHITLADQLPAGAAMKVTVRYGGNPRPIKSIWGTVGFEELTEGALVAGQPNGAASWFPCDDHPSSKASYRIAISTDSPYRVIANGELVSRKTRAAQTLWVYELAEPTSTYLITLQIGRYESVRLSKSPVPMSAALPQRLIRNFEYDFGRQPQMMQLFTRLFGPYPLSTGYTVVVTDDDLEIPLEAQGISIFGANHCDGRRSAERLIAHEMAHQWFGNSVTVRRWRDIWLHEGFACYAEWLWAEESGWRTADQLAAHNLQKLRGLPQNLLLADPGPEDMFDDRVYKRGALTLHALRRTIGDANFFALLRDWTTRYRHSTALTDDFTGLAANYTDQSLRGLWTAWLYTTELPAQ
- a CDS encoding HNH endonuclease, producing the protein MCDILSVDPKADEAALSGRMAELERVKARAAAQQARIAAELEARRVAAAAAGGPRVSRAALGSEVGLARRESPHRGERLMAMARILVADMPCTLAALESGVLSEHRAELITKEAECLSVLDRRLLDAELCSDPATLDGKGDAEITAEAKRIAYRLDQEAIVQRVRRAPAGRHVRFRPAGDGMATVSVRLPAAEGRAMHTALSDEAASTLASTLPGTTVPAGLGRTHDQIMADVMVQRVTGRNPVQSPVPVTANLVLSDETLLGGGSEPAHLEGYGPIPAEIARDLVVVGALDAQGAAAVRRLYAQPGTNKLVAMESKSRAFPKALARFIALRDQFCRTPYCNARIRHTDHIRPHAQHGPTSVHNGQGQCAHCNYVKEEPGWHAATTYDRHGRHTVTLTTPTGAVYTSTAPPTPDGLRIFTRDVHIARINPAA
- a CDS encoding thiol-disulfide oxidoreductase DCC family protein, which encodes MDGVLFFDGKCGMCTRARNQLLRMNRTGRLRTEPLQKPGTAERLGVAPEHLMESVWWLDSSGEVLGGAKAANAAVAAAIGTRLPLWVYGIPGVGALQERIYRWVATHRYHFRGVTPWCESAPSECTSA
- a CDS encoding DUF2304 domain-containing protein, which codes for MIWTKALLIGAVVLLLAYLFSSRRNAQSRAWVKVGYVFFVLGAIYAILRPNDTTVVAHWLGIGRGADLLLYALVIAFLFTTISAYMRFKDLELRYAQLARAVALEGARVPDPEPPTRQV